In Kordia antarctica, the following proteins share a genomic window:
- a CDS encoding enoyl-CoA hydratase/isomerase family protein → MTDPYVKQNIENGVATIEFFHPAHNSLPGDILAKLAQTITDAGTNDEIKVIVLKSGRDRTFCAGASFKELININDAEAGRIFFSGFANVINAMRKCPKFIIGRVQGKTVGGGVGLASAVDYCMASKFASIKLSELNVGIGPFVVGPAVERKLGLSGMSQIAIDADSFYDAEWARSKGLYMKVFETNEELDKEVIAFANHLCTYNPEAMAEMKKAFWTGTEDWDNLLAERAVISGRLVLSEFTKETLKRFA, encoded by the coding sequence ATGACAGATCCATACGTAAAACAAAACATAGAAAACGGCGTAGCAACCATCGAATTTTTTCATCCAGCGCATAATTCATTGCCAGGCGATATTTTAGCCAAATTAGCACAAACGATTACTGATGCAGGAACGAATGACGAGATCAAAGTAATTGTCCTAAAAAGTGGAAGAGATCGTACTTTTTGTGCAGGTGCAAGTTTTAAAGAACTCATCAATATCAACGATGCAGAAGCGGGAAGAATTTTCTTTTCAGGATTTGCAAACGTAATTAATGCGATGCGAAAATGTCCAAAATTCATCATTGGTCGCGTGCAAGGAAAAACAGTTGGCGGCGGCGTAGGATTGGCTTCTGCAGTCGATTATTGTATGGCTTCTAAATTTGCTTCTATCAAATTGAGTGAACTGAATGTCGGAATTGGACCTTTTGTCGTTGGACCAGCCGTAGAACGTAAATTAGGCTTAAGCGGAATGTCGCAAATTGCAATTGACGCCGATAGTTTTTACGATGCGGAATGGGCGAGAAGCAAAGGTTTGTACATGAAAGTTTTTGAAACCAATGAAGAACTTGACAAAGAAGTAATTGCTTTTGCAAACCATTTATGTACGTACAATCCGGAAGCAATGGCTGAGATGAAAAAAGCATTTTGGACAGGAACCGAAGATTGGGATAACTTATTGGCAGAACGTGCTGTGATTTCGGGACGTTTGGTGCTTTCTGAGTTTACTAAAGAGACTTTGAAACGGTTTGCGTAA
- the pcaF gene encoding 3-oxoadipyl-CoA thiolase yields MEAYIIDGVRTPIGNFKGTLSTQRVDDLGALVIKEVTDRNPNIPKDAYDDVIIGCANQAGEDNRNVARMSLLLAGLPFTVPGETVNRLCSSGLSAIIHANRAIKAGDGDLFIAGGTENMTRAPYAIAKPSSAFGTDAKMYDTSFGWRFVNSKMHDAYGTDGMGMTAENLVEKYNISREDQDLFAYRSQMKATAAQKSGRLAKEIVAVEIPQRKKDSIIFKDDEFIRPNTTTEILGKLRAAFKGNGSVTAGNASGLNDGAAATIIASEAAVKKYNLKPMARIVSSAVVGVEPRIMGIGPVNASNKALKKAGLTMEDMDVIELNEAFAAQSLACIREWKLADDDPRINPNGGAIAIGHPLGVTGARIAYSAALQLQETGKRYALITMCIGVGQGYAAIIENVNI; encoded by the coding sequence ATGGAAGCATACATCATAGACGGAGTTCGAACTCCAATAGGAAATTTCAAAGGAACACTTTCAACACAACGCGTGGACGATTTAGGCGCTTTGGTCATCAAAGAAGTCACAGATCGCAATCCAAACATTCCAAAAGATGCGTATGACGATGTCATTATCGGATGCGCAAATCAGGCAGGAGAAGACAACCGAAATGTGGCGCGTATGTCACTATTATTGGCAGGTTTACCATTCACAGTTCCTGGCGAAACGGTAAACAGACTCTGTAGTTCAGGGTTATCGGCAATCATTCACGCAAATCGTGCAATCAAAGCTGGTGACGGTGATCTATTCATTGCTGGTGGAACGGAAAATATGACGCGAGCTCCATATGCAATTGCAAAACCCTCAAGTGCTTTTGGCACAGATGCCAAAATGTATGATACAAGTTTCGGTTGGCGATTCGTCAATTCAAAAATGCACGACGCATACGGAACTGACGGAATGGGAATGACGGCGGAAAACCTAGTAGAAAAATACAATATCTCTCGCGAAGATCAAGATTTATTTGCGTACAGAAGTCAAATGAAAGCGACAGCAGCGCAAAAATCTGGACGATTAGCCAAAGAAATTGTCGCTGTAGAAATTCCACAACGTAAAAAAGATTCAATCATTTTCAAAGATGACGAATTCATCAGACCAAACACAACGACAGAAATCTTAGGAAAACTAAGAGCAGCGTTCAAAGGCAACGGAAGTGTCACCGCAGGAAATGCTTCTGGTTTAAATGATGGCGCGGCGGCAACAATCATCGCTTCTGAGGCAGCTGTCAAAAAATACAATCTCAAACCAATGGCACGAATCGTAAGTTCGGCAGTTGTTGGCGTAGAACCAAGAATCATGGGAATTGGTCCTGTAAATGCTTCCAACAAAGCACTCAAAAAAGCAGGATTAACCATGGAAGATATGGACGTCATAGAACTCAATGAAGCCTTTGCAGCGCAAAGTTTAGCCTGCATTCGCGAATGGAAATTGGCAGACGATGATCCACGAATCAATCCAAATGGTGGCGCAATCGCAATCGGTCATCCGCTCGGCGTTACAGGTGCGCGTATTGCGTATTCTGCGGCGTTGCAATTGCAGGAAACGGGCAAACGATATGCATTAATCACAATGTGTATTGGTGTCGGTCAAGGCTATGCGGCAATCATTGAAAATGTGAATATATAA
- a CDS encoding PaaI family thioesterase, giving the protein MLLSGNKIPKKMLSLDPFSTWLGIEILECEIGKCKVGLTIRKDMLNSMGKAHGGISYSLADTAFGFAANTHGKYAVSIETSINHIEALEEGDYIYAESVIEKVKNKLGFNIIEVKRGDELIALFKGVVYRTQKDWEE; this is encoded by the coding sequence ATGCTTTTAAGCGGAAACAAAATACCTAAAAAGATGCTCAGTCTCGATCCATTCAGTACATGGTTGGGAATTGAAATTTTGGAATGTGAAATTGGAAAATGCAAAGTCGGATTAACCATTCGTAAAGACATGCTCAACAGTATGGGAAAAGCACATGGCGGCATCAGTTATTCGTTGGCAGATACAGCTTTTGGATTCGCGGCAAACACACATGGGAAATACGCAGTTTCCATTGAAACATCCATCAATCATATTGAAGCATTAGAAGAAGGTGATTATATCTATGCAGAATCTGTCATAGAAAAAGTAAAAAACAAACTCGGTTTCAACATCATTGAAGTCAAACGTGGCGACGAACTCATTGCATTATTCAAAGGTGTTGTGTATAGAACGCAAAAAGATTGGGAAGAATAA
- a CDS encoding four helix bundle protein — translation MSKESKYQFKFEDLKVYQKAMDFGELVDRIVKKFPNHELYALSSQFRRAADSIALNIAEGYPGSDAQFVKHLNHAIYSANECVSCSTKSRRRNYINFEEDEENRRLISELTKMMSSLRKRILERKNTNTNTTKN, via the coding sequence ATGAGTAAAGAAAGTAAATATCAATTCAAATTTGAAGATTTAAAAGTGTACCAAAAAGCAATGGATTTTGGTGAATTAGTTGACAGAATTGTTAAAAAATTTCCAAACCATGAATTATATGCTTTGTCATCACAATTTAGGAGAGCAGCAGATTCTATAGCATTAAACATTGCAGAAGGTTATCCTGGTTCGGATGCTCAGTTCGTAAAACATTTGAATCATGCTATTTACAGTGCAAATGAATGTGTAAGTTGTAGTACCAAATCAAGAAGAAGAAACTATATTAACTTTGAAGAAGATGAGGAAAATAGAAGGTTAATTTCTGAATTAACAAAAATGATGTCTTCATTAAGAAAAAGAATATTAGAAAGAAAAAATACGAATACTAATACGACCAAGAACTAA
- a CDS encoding GIY-YIG nuclease family protein, whose amino-acid sequence METYSVYIITNKPKGVLYIGVTKDLKRRIRQHKNKVHPTTFSARYNLNILVYFENHEEKESALLREKRIKKWNRDWKVELIEKTNPNWEDLISEIK is encoded by the coding sequence TTGGAAACGTATTCAGTATACATAATCACAAACAAACCAAAAGGTGTTTTGTATATTGGAGTTACAAAAGATTTAAAAAGAAGAATCAGACAGCATAAGAATAAAGTTCATCCAACTACTTTTTCAGCAAGATATAATTTGAATATTTTAGTGTATTTTGAAAATCATGAAGAAAAAGAAAGTGCGCTGTTAAGAGAAAAACGAATTAAGAAGTGGAATCGAGATTGGAAAGTTGAACTGATTGAAAAGACGAATCCTAATTGGGAAGATTTAATAAGTGAAATAAAATAG
- a CDS encoding acyltransferase, which produces MIYEFKGYIPVVHESSFVHPLAAVTGNVIIGKNCYIGPGAAIRGDWGEIILEDGVNVQENCTVHMFPGKSIVLKESAHIGHGAIIHGANIGRNVLVGMNTVIMDDAEIGDESIIGAMAFVKAKTVIPNRSLVVGNPAKVIKQVSDEMIAWKTKGTQLYQQLPKDCHETLHEVEPLREVPKNRPTQEAFYDTLRDFMGK; this is translated from the coding sequence ATGATATACGAATTCAAAGGATATATACCAGTTGTACACGAAAGTAGTTTTGTGCATCCACTTGCGGCAGTTACAGGAAATGTGATTATTGGTAAAAATTGCTACATCGGGCCTGGCGCGGCAATTCGTGGTGATTGGGGAGAAATTATCTTGGAAGATGGCGTAAATGTGCAAGAGAATTGTACGGTGCATATGTTTCCAGGGAAATCTATTGTGTTGAAAGAAAGCGCACATATTGGTCACGGTGCCATTATTCACGGAGCAAATATTGGTAGAAATGTCCTTGTCGGAATGAATACCGTAATTATGGATGATGCCGAAATCGGTGATGAAAGTATTATTGGCGCAATGGCTTTTGTGAAAGCAAAAACGGTGATTCCGAATCGTAGTTTGGTTGTTGGAAATCCTGCAAAAGTGATTAAGCAAGTGAGTGACGAAATGATTGCTTGGAAAACTAAAGGAACACAACTCTATCAGCAATTGCCAAAAGATTGTCATGAAACTTTACACGAAGTTGAGCCTTTACGTGAAGTTCCAAAAAATCGTCCAACACAGGAAGCTTTTTATGATACGTTGCGGGATTTTATGGGTAAGTAG
- the paaZ gene encoding phenylacetic acid degradation bifunctional protein PaaZ, with translation MILQSYINGQWTQGTGKGSPMFDAVTGETIGFATTEGLDIPSALAYGRTKGGEKLRKMTFQERGNMLKTLALYLNKRKEQFYEISYKTGATRVDSWIDIEGGFGNLFANASLRKLFPNQPYHVEGDPIDLSRGGRFMAHHILVPKRGVAVHINAFNFPVWGMLEKCAVNWMAGMAAVVLPAPQTSYLTEAVVRVIIDSGILPEGALQLLSGMTKNILDTVESQDVVTFTGSAHTGRMLKAHPRLTQESVPFTMEADSLNCSVLGEDAVPGTPEFDLFVKEVRKEMTVKTGQKCTAIRRIIVPQNLVEDVQIALGKQLAKVTIGDPRLKEVRMGALINKAQVQFVKDQVSKLIQTADMVYGSLDNIDAVGADGEKGAFLSPILLRENNPFKNTAVHEIEAFGPVSTIMPYKNMDEAIELAQMGKGSLVSSIFTNDDKRAKEYVIGAASHHGRILVGNRDMAKQSTGHGSPLPMLVHGGPGRAGGGEEMGGMRGIKHYMQRCAIQGSPTTITEVTGIYQANAEYKETEKHPFAYHWEDIEAGMSLKTHKRTVTDTDIINFANLTWDHFYAHTDITSLEGSIFEKRTAHGYFIIAAAAGLFVYPNKGPVAANYGLEDCRFLRPIYHNDTIHVRLTCKEKIDRDSRGKELPSGIVKWFVEVFDQEDELVAIATILTMVQKINRFKTIDKKSIQNYLSKLTEDTKPVWGNMSSQQMVEHLEYTLKVASGEIQDFEIETPEKYLEKVQDSLYTHDKMPRNFDAPKLLEKLISEARYENLAEAKHKLLEAYDAYELYFKENPKATTKNAVFGSLDKFEWSLMHTKHFNHHFEQFNLL, from the coding sequence ATGATCCTACAAAGCTATATCAACGGACAATGGACACAAGGAACTGGAAAAGGTTCTCCAATGTTTGATGCCGTAACCGGAGAAACCATCGGATTTGCAACTACGGAAGGACTCGATATTCCTTCAGCACTTGCGTATGGAAGAACAAAAGGAGGCGAAAAACTTCGCAAAATGACCTTTCAAGAGCGTGGAAACATGCTCAAAACACTAGCTTTATATCTCAACAAACGAAAAGAACAATTCTACGAAATCAGTTACAAAACTGGTGCAACACGTGTTGATAGTTGGATTGATATCGAAGGCGGATTCGGAAACCTATTCGCAAATGCTTCGTTACGTAAACTATTTCCAAACCAACCATATCACGTAGAAGGCGATCCAATTGATCTTTCTCGTGGCGGACGTTTCATGGCGCATCATATATTAGTGCCAAAACGCGGCGTTGCAGTTCATATCAACGCGTTTAATTTCCCAGTTTGGGGAATGTTAGAAAAATGTGCCGTAAACTGGATGGCAGGAATGGCTGCAGTCGTTTTACCGGCGCCACAAACTTCATACCTAACAGAAGCAGTTGTAAGAGTCATTATTGATTCAGGGATCTTGCCAGAAGGCGCATTGCAACTCTTAAGTGGAATGACAAAAAATATTCTTGACACCGTAGAATCGCAAGATGTTGTAACCTTTACAGGTTCAGCACATACAGGACGAATGCTAAAAGCACATCCAAGATTAACGCAAGAATCAGTTCCATTCACAATGGAAGCAGATTCATTGAACTGTTCGGTTTTAGGAGAAGATGCAGTGCCTGGAACTCCAGAATTTGATTTATTCGTTAAAGAAGTTCGAAAAGAAATGACCGTAAAAACAGGTCAAAAATGTACCGCAATCCGAAGAATTATTGTTCCACAAAACTTAGTAGAAGATGTTCAAATTGCACTTGGTAAACAACTAGCGAAAGTTACCATTGGCGATCCACGACTCAAAGAAGTTCGCATGGGCGCATTAATCAACAAAGCGCAAGTTCAATTTGTAAAAGATCAAGTTTCTAAACTGATTCAGACTGCCGATATGGTCTATGGAAGTTTAGATAACATTGACGCAGTTGGTGCAGATGGAGAAAAAGGAGCTTTCCTAAGTCCAATCTTATTAAGAGAAAACAATCCGTTCAAAAATACTGCGGTTCACGAAATAGAAGCATTTGGTCCAGTAAGTACCATAATGCCATATAAAAACATGGACGAAGCAATCGAGCTTGCCCAAATGGGGAAAGGTTCATTAGTCTCTTCCATCTTTACAAATGACGACAAACGCGCAAAAGAGTATGTTATTGGAGCAGCGTCACATCATGGAAGAATCTTAGTTGGAAATCGTGATATGGCAAAACAAAGTACAGGACACGGTTCGCCATTACCAATGTTGGTTCATGGTGGTCCAGGACGCGCTGGTGGTGGCGAAGAAATGGGCGGAATGCGTGGCATAAAACATTATATGCAACGTTGTGCCATTCAAGGTTCGCCAACAACAATCACAGAAGTTACAGGTATTTATCAGGCGAATGCCGAATATAAAGAAACAGAAAAGCATCCGTTTGCATATCATTGGGAAGATATCGAAGCTGGAATGTCCTTGAAAACTCACAAGCGTACAGTTACCGATACAGATATTATCAACTTTGCAAACTTAACTTGGGATCATTTTTACGCACATACCGATATCACTTCGTTAGAAGGAAGTATTTTTGAAAAACGAACTGCGCACGGATATTTCATTATTGCAGCAGCAGCAGGATTATTTGTCTATCCAAACAAAGGTCCAGTAGCAGCAAATTATGGTTTGGAAGATTGTCGTTTCTTGCGTCCAATTTATCATAATGACACGATTCATGTACGATTAACGTGTAAAGAAAAAATAGACAGAGATTCCAGAGGAAAAGAATTGCCAAGCGGAATTGTAAAATGGTTTGTTGAGGTATTTGATCAAGAAGATGAATTGGTTGCGATTGCGACAATCTTGACAATGGTTCAAAAGATAAATCGATTCAAAACAATTGATAAAAAATCGATTCAAAACTATCTAAGTAAACTTACCGAAGACACAAAACCAGTTTGGGGAAATATGTCGTCACAACAAATGGTAGAGCATTTAGAATATACACTGAAAGTAGCATCTGGAGAAATCCAGGATTTTGAAATAGAAACTCCAGAAAAGTACCTAGAAAAAGTGCAAGACAGTTTGTACACGCACGATAAAATGCCAAGAAACTTTGATGCGCCAAAATTATTAGAAAAGTTAATATCAGAAGCACGTTACGAAAATCTGGCGGAAGCCAAACATAAATTACTAGAAGCATACGACGCATACGAATTATACTTTAAAGAAAACCCTAAAGCAACCACTAAAAATGCAGTTTTTGGAAGTTTGGATAAATTTGAATGGAGTTTGATGCATACGAAGCATTTTAACCATCATTTTGAACAATTCAATTTGTTGTAA